Proteins from a genomic interval of Streptococcus oralis:
- a CDS encoding serine hydrolase: protein MRKFLVVLLLPAFIITSRVVSTEKQLPYSSQEIYYLTESDYGFYYKETLESPMVYGETAVYANEDLVKESGKLTSGTTFKIVEWRLNRQGVPVFKLDNHQFILADKRLVYDQSQVQTQNRQVWLEPGFVIYNSPYDAKEISSSLSPYQLVMVDRALFAEGQEFLHIDQVGWVSKEFVSEEDNRIQKVQEVLSNNYQNENYSIYVKQLSTGKEAGVNEDSKLYAASILKLAYLYYAQDKINQGEYTLDSSFKYIPEVNSFPGSYKPEGSGSLPKKEDNKEYSLQQLITKVTKESDNVAHNILGYYVTNQSDGAFKEKMSTIMGEDWDVNDKLTSSKMAGKVMEAIYKQNGFVLESLGKTDFDNQRIAKGVSVKVAHKIGDADEFKHDTAIVYTDSPFVLSIFTKNSDYDTIAKIAKDVYEVLK from the coding sequence ATGCGTAAGTTCTTAGTAGTTTTATTGCTACCTGCTTTTATCATAACCTCAAGAGTAGTTAGCACAGAAAAACAGCTTCCTTACTCTTCGCAAGAAATTTATTATCTAACCGAGTCTGATTATGGATTCTACTATAAAGAAACTCTGGAATCCCCGATGGTATACGGAGAAACAGCTGTCTATGCTAATGAGGATCTTGTCAAGGAGTCTGGTAAATTGACTTCTGGAACCACCTTTAAAATAGTAGAATGGCGTTTGAATAGACAAGGTGTTCCTGTTTTTAAATTAGATAATCACCAGTTTATCCTTGCAGATAAGCGTTTGGTCTATGATCAAAGTCAAGTTCAAACTCAAAATAGACAAGTATGGTTGGAGCCGGGGTTTGTTATCTATAACAGCCCCTATGATGCGAAAGAAATTTCTTCATCTCTCTCTCCCTATCAACTTGTAATGGTGGATAGAGCTCTCTTTGCTGAGGGACAAGAATTTCTTCATATTGATCAAGTTGGGTGGGTATCAAAAGAGTTCGTCTCAGAAGAAGACAATCGCATCCAGAAGGTTCAAGAAGTTTTATCAAACAACTATCAGAATGAAAATTATTCTATTTATGTTAAACAATTGAGTACAGGTAAAGAGGCTGGGGTGAATGAAGACAGTAAACTCTATGCAGCTAGCATCTTGAAACTAGCCTACCTTTATTATGCTCAAGATAAGATAAATCAAGGGGAATATACGCTAGACAGTAGCTTCAAGTATATCCCAGAAGTAAATAGTTTCCCTGGGTCCTATAAACCAGAAGGTAGTGGTAGCTTACCTAAAAAAGAAGATAACAAAGAATACAGTCTTCAACAGTTGATTACCAAGGTAACAAAAGAGTCTGACAATGTTGCTCATAATATTTTAGGTTATTATGTGACCAATCAATCTGACGGGGCTTTCAAAGAAAAAATGTCCACCATTATGGGTGAAGATTGGGATGTGAATGATAAATTGACTTCTTCGAAAATGGCTGGAAAGGTCATGGAAGCTATTTATAAACAGAATGGTTTTGTCCTAGAGTCTCTAGGTAAGACCGATTTTGACAACCAACGAATCGCAAAAGGTGTTTCGGTTAAGGTAGCTCATAAAATTGGAGATGCCGATGAGTTTAAACATGACACTGCCATTGTTTATACGGATTCTCCTTTCGTTCTTTCCATTTTCACCAAAAATTCTGATTATGACACTATTGCTAAGATAGCCAAGGATGTCTATGAGGTTCTAAAATGA
- a CDS encoding SP_0009 family protein, with protein MENLLEVVEQFLSLSDEKLEELAAKNHLLRLQEEREEKNA; from the coding sequence ATGGAAAATTTATTGGAAGTTGTTGAGCAATTTTTAAGTTTATCAGATGAAAAATTAGAGGAATTGGCAGCTAAAAACCATTTATTACGATTACAAGAAGAAAGGGAAGAGAAGAATGCGTAA
- the hpt gene encoding hypoxanthine phosphoribosyltransferase, giving the protein MLEHDIKKILVSHDEITEAAKKLGAQLTKEYEGKNPILIGILKGSIPFMAELVKHIDTHIEMDFMMVSSYHGGTASSGVINIKQDVTQDIKGRHVLFVEDIIDTGQTLKNLRDMFIAREAASVKIATLLDKPEGRVVEIEADYTCFTIPNEFVVGYGLDYKENYRNLPYVGVLKEEVYSN; this is encoded by the coding sequence ATGTTAGAACACGATATAAAAAAAATTCTCGTTTCACATGATGAAATTACAGAAGCAGCTAAAAAGCTAGGTGCACAATTAACAAAAGAATATGAGGGGAAAAATCCAATTCTTATTGGAATTCTAAAAGGATCGATTCCTTTTATGGCTGAATTGGTCAAACATATTGATACGCATATTGAGATGGACTTCATGATGGTATCTAGTTACCATGGTGGAACAGCAAGTAGTGGTGTCATCAATATCAAGCAAGACGTGACTCAAGATATCAAAGGAAGACATGTTTTATTTGTAGAGGATATCATCGATACAGGTCAAACTTTGAAAAATTTGCGAGATATGTTTATTGCAAGAGAAGCAGCTTCTGTTAAAATCGCGACTTTGTTGGACAAACCAGAGGGACGTGTTGTTGAAATTGAAGCGGATTATACCTGCTTTACTATTCCAAATGAATTTGTAGTAGGTTATGGTCTGGATTATAAGGAAAATTATCGTAACCTTCCTTATGTTGGAGTATTGAAAGAAGAAGTTTATTCAAATTAG
- the tilS gene encoding tRNA lysidine(34) synthetase TilS translates to MRERDFLNHFLRKEYFKKHSKVVLALSGGLDSMSLYHLLSTYQKELGIELVLAHVNHKQRSESDWEENELRKLADAAELPIYITSFSGDFSEARAREFRYDFFRKIMKEVGATALVTAHHADDQVETILMRLIRGSRLRHLTGIKESQVVDDIEIIRPLLHFHKKDFPPILHFEDQTNQENAYFRNRIRNRYLPELEKENPRLKSALLDFGREISDYQVAITELSKQIDVEDLNELFSYSQQTQGILLQNYLNQFPDLNLTKAQFAEVRQILATKSQYRHSLKNGYELIKEYQNFRVCKISPQADEKEDELVLHYQNQVRYMGYLFSFGIPVEGDFVQKVTVSRETPVHIRCRKPGDVLILNGHRKKLRRLFIDLKIPIEKRKTTPIIEQFGEIVSILGIATSDLSKNTKNDIMNTVIYIEKIDR, encoded by the coding sequence ATGAGGGAACGGGATTTTTTAAATCATTTTCTCCGAAAAGAGTATTTCAAAAAACATTCTAAAGTCGTGTTGGCTCTGTCTGGCGGACTAGATTCGATGTCTTTATACCATCTATTGTCTACTTACCAAAAAGAGTTGGGAATTGAGTTGGTTTTAGCACATGTCAATCACAAGCAGAGAAGTGAGTCTGACTGGGAGGAAAATGAACTAAGGAAGTTAGCTGATGCAGCTGAACTTCCTATTTATATCACAAGTTTTTCAGGAGACTTTTCAGAAGCGCGTGCTCGAGAGTTTCGTTATGATTTTTTTAGGAAAATCATGAAAGAGGTTGGAGCGACTGCCTTGGTTACTGCCCACCATGCAGATGATCAAGTTGAAACGATTTTGATGCGCTTGATTCGAGGAAGTCGGCTACGTCATTTAACAGGAATAAAAGAAAGTCAAGTAGTTGATGATATTGAAATCATTCGTCCTTTGTTGCATTTTCATAAAAAGGATTTTCCACCAATTCTTCATTTCGAAGATCAAACAAATCAGGAAAATGCCTATTTTCGCAATCGTATTCGAAATAGGTATTTACCAGAGCTTGAAAAAGAAAATCCTCGTCTTAAATCCGCTCTTTTAGATTTTGGAAGGGAGATTTCAGATTACCAAGTAGCCATAACGGAGCTTTCTAAACAAATTGATGTGGAAGATTTGAATGAGCTCTTTTCATACTCCCAACAAACTCAAGGAATCTTACTCCAGAACTATCTGAATCAATTCCCAGACTTAAATTTGACAAAGGCTCAGTTTGCTGAAGTTCGACAGATTTTAGCAACTAAAAGTCAGTATCGTCACTCACTGAAAAATGGTTATGAATTGATAAAAGAGTATCAGAATTTTCGAGTTTGTAAAATCAGTCCTCAGGCCGATGAAAAGGAAGATGAACTTGTGTTACACTATCAAAATCAAGTTCGATATATGGGCTATTTATTTTCCTTTGGTATCCCTGTTGAAGGGGATTTTGTTCAAAAAGTAACAGTTTCACGGGAAACACCTGTACATATTAGATGTCGAAAACCTGGCGATGTTCTTATCCTGAATGGTCACCGAAAGAAACTGAGACGTTTATTTATAGATTTGAAAATCCCTATTGAAAAACGAAAAACAACCCCTATTATTGAGCAATTTGGAGAAATTGTCTCAATTTTAGGAATTGCGACCAGTGATTTGAGTAAAAACACGAAAAATGATATAATGAACACTGTAATTTATATAGAAAAAATAGATAGGTAA
- the ftsH gene encoding ATP-dependent zinc metalloprotease FtsH, which yields MKKQNNGLVRNPFLYLLIIFFLVTGFQYFYSGNTAGRSEKINYTELVKEITADNVKELTYQPNGSIIEVSGVYKNPKTSKEETGIQFFTPTATTVERFSSTILPSDSTVSELQKLASEHQAEVTVKHESSSGMWINILVSVVPFAILFFFLFSMMGNMGGNNSRNPMSFGRSKAKAANKEDIKVRFSDVAGAEEEKQELVEVVEFLKDPKRFTKLGARIPAGVLLEGPPGTGKTLLAKAVAGEAGVPFFSISGSDFVEMFVGVGASRVRSLFEDAKKAAPAIIFIDEIDAVGRQRGVGLGGGNDEREQTLNQLLIEMDGFEGNEGIIVIAATNRSDVLDPALLRPGRFDRKVLVGRPDVKGREAILKVHAKNKPLADDVDLKLVAQQTPGFVGADLENVLNEAALVAARRNKSIIDASDIDEAEDRVIAGPSKKDKTVSQRERELVAYHEAGHTIVGLVLSNARVVHKVTIVPRGRAGGYMIALPKEDQMLLSKEDMKEQLAGLMGGRVAEEIIFNVQTTGASNDFEQATQMARAMVTEYGMSEKLGPVQYEGNHAMFGAQSPQKSISEQTAYEIDEEVRLLLNEARNKAAEIIQSNRETHKLIAEALLKYETLDSTQIKSLYETGKMPETVEEESHALSYDEVKSKMSEEK from the coding sequence ATGAAAAAACAAAATAATGGTTTAGTTAGAAATCCATTTCTCTACTTGTTAATTATCTTTTTCCTAGTGACAGGATTCCAGTATTTTTACTCTGGAAATACTGCTGGACGAAGCGAAAAAATTAACTATACAGAACTGGTAAAAGAAATTACAGCAGACAATGTAAAAGAATTAACCTATCAGCCAAATGGTAGCATCATTGAAGTGTCTGGTGTTTATAAAAATCCTAAGACTAGTAAAGAAGAAACAGGAATTCAATTTTTCACTCCTACAGCTACAACAGTAGAAAGATTCTCAAGTACTATTCTTCCGTCTGATTCAACAGTTTCAGAATTGCAAAAACTTGCTTCTGAACATCAGGCTGAGGTTACAGTCAAACATGAGAGTTCAAGTGGTATGTGGATCAATATCCTTGTGTCTGTTGTTCCATTTGCTATTCTCTTCTTCTTCCTATTCTCTATGATGGGAAATATGGGAGGAAATAATAGTAGAAATCCAATGAGTTTTGGACGTAGCAAGGCCAAAGCTGCTAACAAAGAAGATATCAAGGTACGATTCTCAGATGTTGCAGGTGCCGAGGAAGAAAAACAAGAATTAGTCGAAGTTGTTGAATTCTTAAAAGATCCAAAACGATTTACAAAACTTGGTGCGCGTATTCCTGCAGGTGTTCTTTTAGAGGGACCTCCGGGAACAGGTAAAACTTTGCTTGCTAAGGCGGTTGCCGGAGAAGCAGGCGTTCCATTCTTTAGTATCTCAGGATCTGACTTTGTAGAAATGTTTGTCGGAGTTGGTGCAAGTCGTGTTCGTTCTCTTTTTGAGGATGCTAAAAAAGCAGCACCAGCCATTATCTTTATCGATGAAATTGACGCTGTTGGTCGCCAACGTGGTGTCGGCCTCGGTGGAGGAAATGATGAACGTGAACAAACCTTGAACCAACTCTTGATTGAGATGGATGGTTTTGAGGGAAATGAAGGCATCATCGTTATCGCTGCGACAAACCGTTCAGATGTTCTAGATCCAGCTCTTCTCCGTCCAGGACGTTTCGATAGAAAAGTCTTGGTTGGTCGCCCTGATGTTAAAGGTCGTGAAGCAATCTTGAAAGTTCACGCTAAAAATAAACCTCTGGCAGACGATGTTGATTTGAAACTAGTTGCCCAACAAACCCCAGGCTTTGTGGGAGCTGACTTAGAAAATGTTCTAAACGAGGCAGCCTTGGTTGCAGCCCGTCGCAACAAATCAATTATTGATGCTTCAGATATTGATGAGGCAGAGGACAGAGTGATTGCTGGACCATCTAAGAAGGATAAAACAGTATCACAAAGAGAACGTGAATTGGTTGCTTATCATGAGGCTGGGCATACCATTGTTGGTTTAGTCTTGTCAAATGCCCGTGTTGTTCATAAAGTTACCATTGTACCACGTGGACGTGCAGGCGGATACATGATTGCACTTCCTAAAGAAGATCAAATGCTCCTGTCTAAAGAAGATATGAAAGAGCAATTGGCAGGTTTAATGGGTGGTCGTGTAGCTGAAGAGATTATCTTTAATGTTCAAACTACAGGGGCCTCAAATGACTTTGAACAAGCTACTCAGATGGCGCGTGCAATGGTCACTGAATATGGTATGAGTGAAAAACTAGGACCAGTTCAATACGAAGGAAATCATGCTATGTTTGGTGCACAAAGTCCTCAAAAATCAATTTCAGAACAAACAGCCTATGAGATTGATGAAGAAGTACGTTTATTATTAAATGAGGCACGAAATAAAGCAGCTGAAATTATTCAATCAAATCGTGAAACCCACAAGTTGATTGCAGAAGCATTGTTGAAATACGAAACATTGGATAGTACACAGATTAAATCTCTTTACGAGACAGGAAAAATGCCTGAGACAGTAGAAGAGGAATCTCATGCACTATCTTATGATGAAGTAAAATCAAAAATGAGTGAAGAAAAATAA